In a genomic window of Planctomycetia bacterium:
- a CDS encoding M81 family metallopeptidase — protein sequence MRVGIISIQHESNTFAAGTTTLENFQVDTLLRGAAITPVYGNSFHEVGGFYAGLAEARLTPVPILMALAIPGGIVSGATLDTILAMLDEELAKAGPLDALLVAPHGAGVCESQRDMDGYWVGRLRARFGPEFPIVVTLDPHGNVSQRLFDACTATISYRTNPHLDQYATGLKAARLLARLLRGEVRPTQALGIPRVQISIDRQLTDAEPCLSLYALATEIMTRPGVLSASIALGFPYSDVPQLGSTVWVVTDGDPQAARRYAEELSAYLVAHRREFKHGLVEPAEAVAEIAATSERVCLLDVGDNVGGGSPADGTLLARLLHEHHIAASLVLLYDPAAQAEARRAGIGAQLTLAMGGRSFPEMGAPLVADVTVESLNDGKFHDPIPSHGGRTDYDMGPTAIVRTERGMTVMLFSLRIPPFSLQQVLSCGLDPRTYRVIVAKGVNAPLGAYRPVVARFIRCNTPGPTCADMTQLTFHHRSQPLYPFEE from the coding sequence ATTCAGCATGAGTCGAACACGTTCGCTGCCGGAACGACAACGCTGGAAAACTTTCAGGTCGATACGCTGCTGCGCGGCGCGGCGATTACGCCGGTCTACGGCAACTCGTTTCACGAAGTCGGCGGATTCTATGCAGGCCTCGCGGAAGCCAGGCTGACGCCGGTGCCGATCCTGATGGCGCTCGCCATTCCCGGCGGCATCGTCAGCGGGGCGACCTTGGATACGATCCTGGCGATGCTCGACGAAGAGCTTGCGAAGGCCGGCCCGCTCGATGCGTTGCTGGTTGCGCCGCACGGGGCGGGAGTCTGCGAATCGCAACGAGACATGGACGGCTATTGGGTCGGCCGGCTGCGCGCACGCTTCGGGCCGGAGTTTCCGATCGTCGTCACGCTCGATCCGCACGGCAACGTCTCGCAACGCCTCTTCGACGCCTGCACCGCGACGATCTCGTACCGTACGAATCCGCATCTCGACCAATATGCGACGGGGCTGAAGGCCGCGAGGCTGCTGGCGCGCCTACTGCGCGGCGAAGTTCGACCGACGCAAGCGTTGGGAATTCCGCGAGTGCAGATCAGCATCGATCGACAACTGACCGACGCCGAGCCGTGCCTCTCGCTATACGCGTTGGCTACGGAAATCATGACGCGGCCCGGCGTGCTGTCGGCGAGCATCGCGCTCGGCTTTCCTTATTCCGACGTACCGCAATTGGGCTCGACGGTGTGGGTCGTGACGGACGGCGATCCGCAGGCGGCGCGGCGTTATGCCGAGGAATTGAGCGCGTACCTCGTTGCACACCGGCGCGAGTTCAAGCATGGTCTCGTCGAGCCGGCCGAAGCGGTCGCCGAGATCGCCGCGACGAGCGAACGGGTTTGCCTGCTCGATGTGGGAGACAACGTGGGGGGCGGAAGTCCGGCCGATGGAACGCTCTTGGCCCGACTGCTGCATGAGCACCACATCGCCGCTTCGCTCGTGCTGCTCTACGATCCCGCGGCGCAAGCGGAAGCGCGGCGCGCAGGGATCGGCGCCCAGCTCACGCTCGCGATGGGAGGCCGTTCGTTTCCGGAGATGGGGGCGCCGCTCGTCGCCGACGTGACGGTGGAAAGCCTGAACGACGGCAAGTTCCACGATCCCATCCCGTCGCACGGCGGACGAACCGACTACGACATGGGCCCGACCGCGATCGTGCGCACCGAGCGCGGGATGACCGTGATGCTCTTCTCGCTCCGCATTCCGCCGTTCAGCTTGCAGCAAGTTCTCTCTTGCGGGCTCGATCCGCGAACGTACCGCGTGATCGTCGCGAAGGGAGTCAATGCGCCGCTCGGAGCGTATCGGCCGGTCGTCGCGCGCTTCATCCGTTGCAACACGCCGGGCCCGACCTGCGCCGACATGACGCAACTGACGTTTCACCATCGCTCGCAGCCGCTCTATCCGTTCGAGGAATAA